The genomic window TGACCGAGGCCTACGCCAGCACCCTGGACATCAGCTTCGAGGTGCGCGGCGGGCTGCTGGTGCGGCAGATCCACCACTGGGCCGCGCTGGTCTTCGTGGCCGCGATCGGCGCGCACCTGCTGCGGATCTTCTTCACCGGCGCCTTCCGCCGGCCGCGCGAGGTCAACTGGCTGATCGGCCTGACGCTCTTCCAGCTCGCCCTGGTGGAGGGCTTCGCCGGCTACTCGCTGCCCGACGACCTGCTCTCCGGCACCGGGCTGCGCACCGCGCAGGGCTTCATGCTGGCCGTCCCGCTGGTGGGCAGCTACCTCGCGTTCTTCGCCTTCGGCGGCGAGTGGCCCGGCACCGACATCGTCTCGCGGCTGTACACCACGCACATCCTGCTGCTGCCCGGCCTGCTGGTCGCCCTGGTGACGGCCCATCTGATCCTGGTCTACCACCTCAAGCACACCCAGTGGGCGGGCCCTGGGCGCACCGAACGCAACGTGGTCGGCAAGCCGATGTTCCCGCAGTTCGCCACCCAGACCGCCGGGCTGCTGGCGATGGTCTGCGGGGTGATCGCGGCGCTCGGGGCGCTGGCGCAGATCAACCCGATCTGGAAGTACGGCCCCTACCGGGCCGACCAGGCCTCCACCGACGCCCAGCCGGACTGGTACATGGGCTTCCTGGAGGGTGCGCTGCGGCTGATGCCGGGCACCGAGACCCGGTTGTGGGGCCACACCATCGCGTGGAACCCGCTGCTGCCCGCGGTGGTCCTCCCGCTGGTGCTCTTCGGGGCGCTCTACGCCTACCCCTTCCTGGAGCAGTGGATCACCGGCGACCACGGCGAGCGGCACCTGTGCGATCGCCCCCGCGACCGCCCGGCCCGCACCGCGGTGGGGGTGGCCGCGATGACGGCGTACGCGGTGCTGCTGCTGGCCGGCGGGCAGGACGTGCTGGCGCTGGTCCTCCACCTCTCGGTGGACTCGGTGGACTGGGTGCTGCGGGTGGCGCTCTTCGTCGCCCCGGTGTTCGCCTTCTGGCTCACCCGCCGTCTCTGCCTGGCGCTGCAGGCGGGTGACCGCGACCGCTTCACCGGCGGCTCGGCGCCCACCGGGTTCGTCCGCCAGTTGGTCGAGGGCGGCTACGAGGGCGAGCAGCGGGCGCTGACCCCGGTGCAGCGCCATGCGCTGACCTTGTACGACCGCCCGGCGCCCGTGCGCGCCACCGGCCGCGGGCCGGGGCCGCGGCTGCGCGCGGCGCTCAGCCGCTGGTACTACCGCGACCGGATCGAGCTGCCGGGGGCACCGGAGAGCGAGCGGGAGTGAGCCCGCCCCTGCCGGCGGACCCGCTCAGCGCTCGGCGCGGCTGCGCTTGACGGTGCGGAAGCGGCGGGCGACGGCGCGGGCCAGGTCGGCGGCGCCGATCAGGCCGGCCTCGTTGCCGAGGGCGGCACGGGTGAGCTCGGCCTCGGGGCGGAAGCCGCGGCCGGTCAGGGTGCGGCGGAAGGCGTCCTGGGCGGGGGCGAGCAGCAGGTCGCCGGCGGCCGAGACACCGCCGCCGATCACGAACCGGCCCGGGTCCAGCGCGGCGGCCAGGTTGGCCAGGCCCACACCCAGCCAGGTGCCGATGTCGTGCAGCAGCTCCACCGCCATCGGGTCGCCGGCCTGGGCGGCCTCGGTGACCAGCGGCCCGGTGATCGCCGTCACCTCGCCGCCGGCCCGGGCCAGCAGCGGCTGGGCCACCGGCGACTCGGCCACCGCCAGTTCGCGGGCCTCGCGCACCAGCGCGTTGCCCGAGGAGTACTGCTCCCAGCAGCCCCGGTTGCCGCACGGGCAGCGGTGCCCGCCGGGGACCACCTGCATGTGGCCGAACTCGCCGGCCAGCCCGTAGCGGCCCCGGTCCACGTAGCCGTGGCGCACCACCGCGCCGCCGATCCCGGTGCCCAGGGTGATCATCACCAGCAGGTCCTCGCCCCGGCCCGCGCCGAAGCGCCACTCGGCCCAGGCGGCGGCGTTCGCGTCGTTCTCGACCACCACGGGGAACTTCAGCCGGTCGCTGAGCGCCTCGCGCAGCGGCTCGTCGCGCCAGTTCAGGTGCGGGGCGAAGAGCACCCGGGAGCGGTCGTGGTCCACCCAGCCGGCCGCGCCGATGCCCACCGCGTGCACGTCGTGCCGGTCGGCCAGCTCCAGCACCAGCTCGACGATGACGTCCTCGACCACCTTGGGGCTCTTGCTCTTGTGCGGGGTCTCGGTGCGCAGCTGCTCGACGATCTTCCCCTCGCCGTTCACCACCCCGGCCACCACCTTGGTGCCGCCGATGTCGATGCCGATGGTCGGCAGCCGCAGCACGCCGGCCGGAAGGGTGCGGCGGCGGTCGGCGCCGTACCGGTCGAACCGGCGCTGACCGAGGCCCCGCTGGCCGAGGCCGAGCAGCGCGGGGAGGACGGGTTGGCCGGTGCGGCCGTTGGGCTGGGTCACGTTGGAACGATACGCCGCGCCGATCATCCGGGCGCGGGGTGAGACGCGGGTCCGGGCCACGCTCAGGCAGATGTCAGACTAGGAGGCCGGAACACGGCGAACGCCCAGCTGCACGTGATCTTCCTCTCAGGTTCCGGTCAGCTACGCACGAAACCGGGCACACGTTCACGCCGTCGTTCTTGTATACGTCCACCCCCGCACGTCGTTAGGCACCGGGCATCCCCAGGTCCGGGTGGCCGCAGTAATTCGGATACGAGAGTCATTGATGCAACTGACAGGCCAGCCCTTCCTGATCCTCACGATCATCCTGGTACCGGTGTCACTCCTGGTGACCCTGGTGCTCTGGGGGCGGGTCGGGGGTCCCAAGCCGGTCCAGTTCCTGGCCCGCTTGGTGATGCTGCTGTTCTGCCAGGTGACGGCGGTGGCCATGATCTTCGTGATGGTCAACAACGCCAACATGATCTACGGCAGCTGGGACGACCTGCTGGGTGACGGCGGCCACATCAGTTCGGTGCCCAACGTGCCGACGGCCGCGGTGGCCGGGGCGAACGGCGCGGGCGCGAACGGGCAGCCCGGCCAGCCCGGCAACGACGCCGCCAAGCCCGCCCGCGCCAAGGTGATCCAGCAGTTCAAGCCGGTGGACGACCCGCTGGTGCCCAAGGACGTGCAGACCACCGACCTGAAGGGCACGGTCTCCGGGGTCGACGGCGAGGTCAACGTCTGGCTGCCGCCGCAGTACAACGACCCGGCGTACAAGAACACCAACTTCCCGGTGGTCGAGCTGTTCCCGGGCTTCCCCGGGTCCTCGAAGACCTGGTTCGGCTCGCTGAAGGTCTCCGAGCAGCTGGCGCCGCTGATGAAGTCCGGCCAGGTCACCCCGTTCATCCTGATCTCGCCGCGCACCCAGCTGATCAGCACCACGGTCGACACCGGCTGCGCCAACGTCCCGGGCAAGGTCAACGCCGACACCTGGCTCTCCACCGACGTGCCGCAGATGATCCTGGACAACTTCCGGGCCGACCCCTCGCCGAACGGCTGGGCGGTGGGCGGCTTCTCCGCCGGGGCGGCCTGCGCCGACCGGATGGCGCTGCTGCACCCCGACCGCTACCGCGCCGCGGTCAGCCTCTCGGGCTACAACGAGCCGAGCAGCCTGTCCTCCTCGCTCACCGCGAAGGACCCGCACCTGAACGAGATCTCCAACCCGCTCTACATCCTCAAGCACGCCGCGACCCCGCCGAACGTCGCGCTCTACCAGAGCGGCGACAAGGGCGACGGCTACGAGGACGGGCAGGCGCTGGCCGCCGCCGCCAAGCCGCCGACGACGGTGAAGGTGCTGCTGACCACCGGTCCGCACACGCCCTCGCTGTGGCGCCCGATGGTGCCGGACGTCTTCAAGTGGCTGACCACGATCATCCCGGCGCCCAAGCCCGCCTCCTGACGAGCTGACGAGCTGACGGCACCGAACGCTCAGGCCCCGGACCGAATGGTCCGGGGCCTGAGGCGACTGTGCAGCCGACAGCCGGTCAGGCCAGCTCCAGGGCCAGGTAGAAGTCCACCCGGTCCTCCAGCCGGGACAGGTCACGCCCCGTCAGCTCCTCGATCCGCCCGATCCGGTAGCGCAGTGTGTTCACGTGCACGTGCAGCTGGGCGGCGCAGCGGGTCCAGGAGCCGTCCGAGCGCAGGAAGGCCTCCAGGGTGCGCACCAGGTCGGCCTGGTGCTCGATGTCGTAGGCGATCACCTTGTCCAGCAGCCGGCTGCGGAAGGCGCGGCGCACCTCGTCGGGCACCGCGGCCAGCAGCAGCACGTGCGAGGCGAGCTCCTCGGGGCCGGCCACGCAGACCCGGCCGACCCGGGCGGCGGCGATCCGGCGCGCGTGCCGGGCCTCCTCCAGCGCGCCGCGCAGGCCGCCGGCCTCCAGCGCGGGGGCCGAGACGCCGAGGGTGATCCGGCCGGCCGAGCCGAGTCCGGCCTCCAGCGGGCCGAGCAGCTCGCGCAGCGCGTCGGCGGGCACCGCGGCCGCCGGCGCGGGCAGCACCACCACCGCGCCGGTGCCGGCGCCGGCCACCAGCGCGCGGTCCGAGGTGCCGGTCAGCGCCTCCTCCAGGATCGAGCGCACCGCCCCCTCGGGCAGGCCGGTCCCCTCGGCGCTGAGCACCAGCCAGGAGCCCTCCGGCGCCACCGGCTCCGGCTCGGCGCCCTCGTAGCGGGCGGCCATCGCCGAGGAGGCGTACAGGGCGCGGCTGATCTCGCCCGGATCGGCGTCGCGCTGCAGCAGCGTCAGCACCTCGTCGGCGATCCGGCGGCGCAGCCGGCGGCCCTCGTCGCGGCGGTCGCGCTCGGCGGCGACCAGGCGGGCCAGGTTCTCGGCCAGCTGCTGGCGCTTGGTGGTCCACTCGGTGACGTCGCCGGCGATCGCGAGCACCCAGTCCGACAGGGCCGTGCCCTCCTCGGGGCGGGAGGTGGCGGGCAGCAGCGAGTAGGCGCCGGAGGCCAGCCGGGCCCGGTGCGGGGGGCGGCGGCGCTGGCGCTGGGCGGCCAGGTGGGCGCGGACCAGCTGGTCGCGGTCCTCGGCGCTCAGGTGCTCGACCGGGCCGGCGATCACCCGCCCGGTGGGGGTGAGCACCCAGCAGTCCAGGTCCAGGTCCCCGCCGAGCAGGTCGAGCACCGCGTCCAGCCCGCCGCCGCCGGCCGCCGAGACGAGCATCCGGTGCCGGTCCACCAGGGCGGCCAGGTCGGCGGCGCGGTCGGCGGAGACCTGGCGGCCGATGAACTCGGTCAGGGTGGAGAAGGCGATGTCGTCGGGGACGGCCAGCAGCGGCATCCGGTGCCGGCGGCAGGCCTCGATCAGGTCCTCGGGGACCGGCCCGACCTCGGCCTCGCCGGCCGCCAGCGCCACCGCCCCGCCGGCCGCCAGCGTGCGCACGAAGCGCTCGGAGTCCTCGGGCGCGGTGCGCCAGAGCATGCCGGTGAGCACCAGTTCACCGCCGTGCAGGTAGCGGCCCGGGTCGTGCAGGTCCGTGGTCATGACACCGCTGACCTGACGGTCGAGCTCCTCCTCGGCGGCGAGCAGCCGCAGCCTCGGGGCGCCGGGGGCGAGCAGGTCACGGACACGCATCCGCAGACTCCTTCGTCTGAACTGGGGGCGGGTTACTGGGTGGTAGCCGGTCAGGGGTCGCGATGGCAGGGGGTCGGGCGAACGGCGACGGTGACCGTCCGCGCGGGTCGGGGGGTCACCATATGCCCGAATCCCGGGCCTTCGGCGATATGTCTCAGCACTGTGCGGGGTCACGGGGTGTCGCCGGGCCGTCACGGCCGGATCACGGCCGGACGGGGCGGTTGGCAAACCGCTCAGCAGCGCATTCGTCGTCCTTAGAGGAACGTACAGGATGCCGGGCGGCCCCGGCGCGCGGGCTTCATGCCATCGGTGACTGCCTGCGGGCCCCGGGTCGGCGGTTCACTGGCCACACGCCGCCGGACACACCCCGGTGACCAGGACAGGACGCCCCGGCAACGCCGGGGTGACCGCTTCCGCTCTTCGGAGGTTGGGGGGACCGTACGGCCGCGTCGCAGGGCGCGGCCGTACGGTCCCCGGGGCACAGTGCCCAAAGGTTCGATCGGCGACGACTTGAGGAGACACCCGCATGGAGTTCCTGCGGCCCGCAAGCTGGGACGAGGCGCTCGCGGCGAAGGCTGAGCACCCGACCGCGCTGCCCATCTCGGGCGGCACGGATGTGATGGTCGAGATGAACTTCGACGTCCACCGGCCATCCGCGCTGCTCGACCTGAACCGCGTCACCGAGCTGACCGAGTGGTCGATCACCGACGGCGTGGTCAGGCTCGGGGCCGCCGTGACGTACGCCCGGATCATCGCCGAGCTGGCCGGCCCGCTGCCGGGCCTGGCGCTGGCCTCGCACACCGTCGGCTCGCCGCAGATCCGCAACCGCGGCGGCGTCGGCGGGAACCTGGGCGGTGCCTCCCCCGCCGGCGACGCGCACCCCGCGCTGCTGGCCGCCGGCCGCGACGTCTTCGTGGAGGCCGCCTCGGTGCGCGGCACCCGGCTGATCCCGATCGACGAGTTCTACCTCGGGGTCAAGCGCAACAGCCTGGAGAAGGACGAGCTGATCCGCGCCGTGCACATCCCGGTGGCGGACGGCCCGCAGCAGTTCTCGAAGATCGGCACCCGCAACGCGATGGTGATCGCGGTCTGCGCCTTCGGTTTCGCGCTGCACCCCAAGAACCGCACCGTCGGCACCGGCATCGGCTCGGCCGCCCCCACGCCGCGCCGCGCGGTGGAGGCGGAGGAGTACCTGCAGGGCGTGCTGACCGAGCGCGGCCTGTGGGAGTCGGGCGAGCTGCTGGGCGCCGAGGTGACCCAGCGGTTCGGCGAGCTGGTCAAGGCCGCCGCCTCCCCGATCGACGACGTCCGCGGCACCGCCGACTACCGCCGGCACTCGCTGGCCGTGATGGCGCGGCGCACCCTCACGTGGACCTGGAACGACTACAGCAAGCAGATCAGGAGCGCGGCATGAGGGTGACTTTCACCGCCAACGGCAAGCCGGTCGAGGCGGACGACGTGTGGGAGGGCGAGAGCCTGCTCTACGTGCTGCGCGAGCGGGTCGGCCTGCCGGGTTCGAAGAACGCCTGCGAGCAGGGCGAGTGCGGCTCGTGCACGGTCTACCTGGACGGCACGCCGGTCTGCTCCTGTCTGGTGGCGGCCGGCCAGGTGCAGGACCGCGAGGTGCGCACGGTCGAGGGCCTGAGCGAGGAGAACGGCGAACTGGGCCTGGTCCAGCAGGCGTTCATCGACGCCGGGGCCGTGCAGTGCGGCTTCTGCACCCCGGGTCTGCTGGTGCAGACCGACGCGCTGCTCGACCGCGCCCCGCAGCCCAGCGACACCGACATCCGCGAGGCGCTGAGCGGCAACCTGTGCCGCTGCACCGGCTACGAGAAGATCATGGACGCGGTGCGGCTCGCCTCCGCCCGCAAGTGCCAGAAGGTGGGGACGGCCGAATGACCACACGGACGATCCGGGGGCAGAAGAACCTCCAGGACATCACCACCGGCTCCCCGCACGGCATCGGCGGCTCCCCGCTGCGGCCGGACGGCACGCTGAAGGTCAAGGGCGAGTTCGCCTACTCCTCGGACATGTGGCACGAGGACATGCTCTGGGGCATGGCGCTGCGCTCGCCGCACCCGCGCGCCACCATCCTCTCGGTGGACATCTCCGAGGCGCTGAAGACCCCGGGCGTCTACGCGGTGCTGACCCACGAGGACATCCCGGGCTCCAAGTACTACGGCCTGGAGATCCAGGACCAGCCGGCGCTGGCGATCGACAAGGTCCGCTACCACGGCGAGGCGATCGCGCTGGTGGCCGCCGACCATCCGGAGACCGCCCGCCGCGCGGTGAAGAAGATCAAGGTCGAGTACGAGGTGCTCACCCCGATCACCACCGAGGAGCAGGCGCTCAACCCCGAGCTCAACGGCTACGTGCACGAGCCGCACGAGTACAAGTCGCACGCCTCCGGCAACATCTGCCACAGCCAGAAGCTGGTCCACGGCCAGGGCGTGACCGAGGAGGTCAAGGCGCTGGCGGACGTGGTGGTACGCGGCGAGTACGAGGTCGGCATGCAGGACCAGGCCTTCCTCGGCCCTGAGTCCGGCCTCGCGGTGCCCGCCGAGGACGGCGGCATCGACCTCTACGTCGCCACCCAGTGGCTGCACGTGGACCGCCAGCAGATGGCCCCGGTGCTCGGCCTGCCCGAGGAGAAGGTGCGCCTGACGCTGGCCGGCGTCGGCGGCGCCTTCGGCGGCCGCGAGGACCTGTCGATGCAGATCCACGCCTCGCTGCTGGCCCTGCGCACCGGCAAGCCGGTCAAGATCGTCTACTCCCGCGACGAGTCCTTCTTCGGCCACGTGCACCGCCACCCGGCGAAGATGACCTACGAGCACGGCGCCACCCGGGACGGCAAGCTGGTCTACGCGGACGTGCGCCTGGTGCTGGACGGCGGCGCCTACGCCTCCGCCTCGCCCGCCGTGGTCGGCAACGCGGCCTCGCTGGGCAACGGCCCGTACAACATCCCGAACGTGCGGATGGAGGCCATCGCCCTCTACACCAACAACCCGTCCTGCGGGGCGATGCGCGGCTTCGGCGCGGTGCAGGCCTGCTTCGGCTACGAGTCGCAGATGGACAGGCTCGCCGCCGAACTGGGCATGGACCCGGTGGAGCTGCGGCAGTTGAACGCGATGTCGGAGGGCGACTACATGCCCACCGGGCAGCAGATCGACTCCCCCGCGCCGGTGGCCGAACTGCTGCAGCGGGTCAAGGACATGCCGCTGCCGCCGCCGCTGGACCTGGCCAACCTGGACATCCGCGAGCTGCCCGGCGCGCTGTCGAACACCTCGCACGGCGAGGGCATCGTGCGCGGCATCGGCTACTCGGTGGGCATCAAGAACGTCGGCTTCTCCGAGGGCTTCGACGACTACTCCACCGCCCGGGTGCGCCTGGAGGTGATCGGCGGCGAGCCGGTGGCCATGGTGCACACCGCGATGGCCGAGGTCGGCCAGGGCGGGATCACCGTGCACGGCCAGATCGCCCGTACCGAGCTGGGCGTGGAGAAGGTCACCATCCACCCGGCCAACACCGAGGTCGGCTCGGCCGGTTCCACCTCTGCCTCGCGCCAGACCTACATGACCGGCGGCGCGGTCAAGCTCGCCGCCGAGGCGGTCAAGCAGGCGCTGATCGCCAAGGGCCGCAAGCGCTACGGCTGGACGCACCCCGACCTGGACCTGGTCGGCGGCAAGGTGGTCTCCGCCTCGCAGGGCGCGCTGGTCTCGATGGTCGACCTGCTCGGCGACGAGGCGATCGACCTGACCCGCGAGCACCACCACCGCCCCACCGTCCCGTTCGACAAGGAGACCGGGCAGGGCTTCGGCCACGTCCAGTACACCTTCTGCGCCAACCGCGCGGTGGTGGACGTGGACGTGGACCTGGGCCTGGTCAAGGTGGTCGAGCTGACGGCGGCCCAGGACGTCGGCAAGGCGCTCAACCCGCTCTCGGTGATCGGCCAGATCCAGGGCGGCTGCACCCAGGCGCTGGGCCTGGCGGTGATGGAGGAGATCATCGTGAAGGACGGCAAGGTGCGCAACGCCTCCTTCACCGACTACCTGATCCCCACCATCCTCGACGTGCCGCCGATCCCGGTGGACATGCTCGAACTGCCCGACCCCAACGCCCCGTACGGGCTGCGCGGAGTCGGCGAGGCGCCCACGGTCTCGGCCACCCCCTCGATCGTGGCCGCCATCCGGCAGGCCACCGGCATCGCCCTCAACCGGATCCCGGTCCGGCCCGAGCACCTCACCGGGACGCTCTGATCCCGGTGCCCGACCTCCCCGGGGCGGCGGACCGTCTTCCCCCGCCGCTCCGGGGCGCACCACCAGGAAGTACCCCGTGCACCACCATTCCGCTGCCTCTCCCACGCCGGGGCTCTGCAGCGGTGCGCACCACCCCACGCACCGCAGGCACCACAGAGTGCACCTCGTGAGTCGAACAGTCCCCCTCGGCGGTCGCCCCTACTGACCGTCCCAGGTCGGCTCGCCCACCCCAACCCCCTTTGAACCTTGGGAGTGGACATGTCCCGGATCCCCACGGAGCCAGACACCACCGAAAGAATCCCCGCCCAGGCCGGCACCCCCACCTCGGCCTCGGGCGGTTCGAACAACGCTCTGGACAGGTACTTCAAGATCTCCGCGCGCGGCTCGACCTTCGGCAACGAGATCCGCGGCGGCCTGACCACCTTCATGGCGATGGCCTACATCGTCCTGCTCAACCCGCTCATCCTGAGCGGCGCCGACGTCACCGGCGCCAAGCTCGGCCACGCCCAGCTCACCACCGCGACGGCGCTCGCCGCCGCCGTCACCACGATCCTGATGGGCGTGGTGGGCAACGTGCCGCTGGCGGTCGCCGCCGGCCTGTCGGTCTCCGGGGCGGTCTCCGCGCTGGTGGTACCGCACACCACCTGGGCCCAGGCCTTCGGCCTCTGCGTCATCTACGGCCTGCTGATCGTGCTGCTGGTGGTCTCCGGACTCCGCGAGAAGATCATGAACGGCATCCCGCTGCCGCTCAAGCACGCGATCACCATCGGGATCGGCCTGTTCGTCTCGCTGATCGGCCTGCACAAGGCCGGCTTCGTGCAGAGCGGCGGGCCCACCCTGGTCTCGCTCGGCCCCGAGGGCGAGCTGACCGGCTGGCCGGTGGTCTGCTTCGCCGTCACGCTGCTGATCATCTTCGTGCTGCTGGCCCGCAACGTGCGCGGCGCCATCCTGATCGGCATCGCCTCGGGCACCGTCTTCGCCTTCGTGGTCAACGCGGTCGGCCACGTCCCCGCCAAGGCCTGGGGCAGCGCGCCGCCGGTCTGGCCGGGCAGCCCGGTCGCCGCACCCGACTTCGGCCTGGTCGGCCACATCGACCTGTTCGGCGCCTTCGGCTCCAAGGGCATGGGCGCGATCAGCGCCTCGGTCGCGGTCTTCACCCTGGTGCTGGCAGGGTTCTTCGACGCGATGGCCACCATCATCGGGGTCGGCACCGAGGCCGGCCTGGCCGACAAGCAGGGCCGGATGCCCGGCCTGTCCAAGGCGCTGTTCATCGACGGCGCCGGCGGTGCGATCGGCGGCCTGTTCGGCGCCTCGGGCCAGACGGTCTTCGTCGAGTCGGCCACCGGTGTCGGTGAGGGCGCCCGGACCGGGCTGGCCTCCGCGGTCACCGGCGGTGTCTTCGCGCTGATGCTCTTCTTCTCCCCGCTGGCCGGCATCGTGCCGGTCGAGGTCGCCTCCGCCGCGCTGGTCGTGATCGGCTCGATGATGATGAGTCAGGCCCGGCACATCGACTGGGCCGACCGCGACGTGGCCATTCCGGCCTTCCTGACCTGCACGATGATGCCGTTCACCTACAGCATCACTGCGGGTGTCGCCTCCGGTGTGATCTCCTACACGGTGATCAAGGCCGGCAAGGGCAAGTGGCGCGAACCGGGTCCGCTGATGTGGATCCTGACCGCCGTCTTCGTCCTGTACTTCGCGCTCACACCGGTCAAGGAGTGGCTGGGGGTCCACTAGGCCGTGTCCGGCGTGGTGCGGGGGGAGCCGACCGGCCGCCCGCACCGCGCCGCCGTCACCTCCGCCACCACCCGCCCGCCGGACCACCGCCAGCCCCTCGACACCACCGATAGGAGCCACGGACATGCAGGACATCGCCGAGCAGTTGCAGGCCTGGCACGCCTCCGGGCGCTCCTTCGCGGTGGCCACCGTGGTCGGCGTCTCCGGCAGCGCGCCGCGCGACCCGGGCGCGGCGCTGGCCGTGGACGCGGACGGCGAGGCCCTCGGCAGCGTCTCCGGCGGCTGCGTGGAGGGCGCGGTCTACGAGCTGTGCCGGGAGGCGATCGCATCCGGGCAGCCGGTGCTCGAACGGTTCGGCTACAGCGACGAGGACGCCTTCGCCGTCGGGCTGACCTGCGGCGGGATCCTGGACGTCTTCGTCCAGCCGGTGGTGCCCGGGGCGGACGCCGGGCTGGACGCCGGCATCACCTACATCGCCTCCGGCACCCCGGTCGCACTGGTCCGGCTGATCGAGGGGCCCACCGCGCTGCTCGGCGCCACCGTCGCGGTGACCGCCGACAGCCACCACGGCACCCTCTCCCCCGGCGGGCCCGCGACCACCGCAGCGCTGGAGCGCTCGGTGGTCGCCGAGGCCCGCGCGCTGCTGGACGCCGGCAAGACGGCCAAGGTCACCCTGGCGCTGGACGGCCGCCCCTGTGACCCGACGGCCGCGAGCACCGTCACCTTCTTCGTCGAGTCCTACGTCCCCAAGCCGCGGATGCTGGTCTTCGGCGCGATCGACTTCGCCGCCGCCGTGGTGCGGATCGGCAAGTTCCTCGGCTACCGGGTGACCGTCTGCGACGCCCGCCCGGTCTTCGCGACCGCGCGGCGCTTCCCCGAGGCCGACGAGGTGGTGGTCGACTGGCCGCACCGCTACCTGGACGCCCAGCTCGCCGCACCCGGCGGCGCCGGCGGCCTGGACGGCCGCACGGTGCTGTGCGTGCTGACCCATGACGCCAAGTTCGACATCCCGCTGCTGGAGCGCGCGCTGCGGCTGCCGGTCGGGTTCGTCGGCGCGATGGGCTCGCGCCGGACTCACCTGGACCGCAACGCGAAGCTGCGCGAGGCGGGCCTGAGCGAGGCCGAGATCGCCCGGCTCCGCTCGCCGATCGGCCTGGACCTCGGGGCCAGGACGCCCGAGGAGACCGCCGTCGCGGTGGCCGCCGAGATCGTCGCCAGCCGGCGCGGCGGCGGCTGCCTGCCGCTGTCGGCCGGCTCGGGCCCGATCCACCACGACCTGGAGCGCGCCGACCCGGGCAAGCGCCGCAGGGCCGCCTGACACCCCGTCAATCCCCAGCAAGCTCACAGGAACGCCGCTTCCTGCGGCGCTGGCGCACACTGATCCCGTCCGGCACCTGCTGCCGGGCGGGATCGTGCGTGTTCCGACCCGCAGAGAGTGGATGATGGCTCGGTGCAAAACGCAGATCAGTT from Kitasatospora sp. NBC_01250 includes these protein-coding regions:
- a CDS encoding FAD binding domain-containing protein, producing the protein MEFLRPASWDEALAAKAEHPTALPISGGTDVMVEMNFDVHRPSALLDLNRVTELTEWSITDGVVRLGAAVTYARIIAELAGPLPGLALASHTVGSPQIRNRGGVGGNLGGASPAGDAHPALLAAGRDVFVEAASVRGTRLIPIDEFYLGVKRNSLEKDELIRAVHIPVADGPQQFSKIGTRNAMVIAVCAFGFALHPKNRTVGTGIGSAAPTPRRAVEAEEYLQGVLTERGLWESGELLGAEVTQRFGELVKAAASPIDDVRGTADYRRHSLAVMARRTLTWTWNDYSKQIRSAA
- a CDS encoding ROK family glucokinase, producing MLGLGQRGLGQRRFDRYGADRRRTLPAGVLRLPTIGIDIGGTKVVAGVVNGEGKIVEQLRTETPHKSKSPKVVEDVIVELVLELADRHDVHAVGIGAAGWVDHDRSRVLFAPHLNWRDEPLREALSDRLKFPVVVENDANAAAWAEWRFGAGRGEDLLVMITLGTGIGGAVVRHGYVDRGRYGLAGEFGHMQVVPGGHRCPCGNRGCWEQYSSGNALVREARELAVAESPVAQPLLARAGGEVTAITGPLVTEAAQAGDPMAVELLHDIGTWLGVGLANLAAALDPGRFVIGGGVSAAGDLLLAPAQDAFRRTLTGRGFRPEAELTRAALGNEAGLIGAADLARAVARRFRTVKRSRAER
- a CDS encoding alpha/beta hydrolase, translating into MQLTGQPFLILTIILVPVSLLVTLVLWGRVGGPKPVQFLARLVMLLFCQVTAVAMIFVMVNNANMIYGSWDDLLGDGGHISSVPNVPTAAVAGANGAGANGQPGQPGNDAAKPARAKVIQQFKPVDDPLVPKDVQTTDLKGTVSGVDGEVNVWLPPQYNDPAYKNTNFPVVELFPGFPGSSKTWFGSLKVSEQLAPLMKSGQVTPFILISPRTQLISTTVDTGCANVPGKVNADTWLSTDVPQMILDNFRADPSPNGWAVGGFSAGAACADRMALLHPDRYRAAVSLSGYNEPSSLSSSLTAKDPHLNEISNPLYILKHAATPPNVALYQSGDKGDGYEDGQALAAAAKPPTTVKVLLTTGPHTPSLWRPMVPDVFKWLTTIIPAPKPAS
- a CDS encoding (2Fe-2S)-binding protein; the protein is MRVTFTANGKPVEADDVWEGESLLYVLRERVGLPGSKNACEQGECGSCTVYLDGTPVCSCLVAAGQVQDREVRTVEGLSEENGELGLVQQAFIDAGAVQCGFCTPGLLVQTDALLDRAPQPSDTDIREALSGNLCRCTGYEKIMDAVRLASARKCQKVGTAE
- a CDS encoding PucR family transcriptional regulator, with the protein product MRVRDLLAPGAPRLRLLAAEEELDRQVSGVMTTDLHDPGRYLHGGELVLTGMLWRTAPEDSERFVRTLAAGGAVALAAGEAEVGPVPEDLIEACRRHRMPLLAVPDDIAFSTLTEFIGRQVSADRAADLAALVDRHRMLVSAAGGGGLDAVLDLLGGDLDLDCWVLTPTGRVIAGPVEHLSAEDRDQLVRAHLAAQRQRRRPPHRARLASGAYSLLPATSRPEEGTALSDWVLAIAGDVTEWTTKRQQLAENLARLVAAERDRRDEGRRLRRRIADEVLTLLQRDADPGEISRALYASSAMAARYEGAEPEPVAPEGSWLVLSAEGTGLPEGAVRSILEEALTGTSDRALVAGAGTGAVVVLPAPAAAVPADALRELLGPLEAGLGSAGRITLGVSAPALEAGGLRGALEEARHARRIAAARVGRVCVAGPEELASHVLLLAAVPDEVRRAFRSRLLDKVIAYDIEHQADLVRTLEAFLRSDGSWTRCAAQLHVHVNTLRYRIGRIEELTGRDLSRLEDRVDFYLALELA
- the qcrB gene encoding cytochrome bc1 complex cytochrome b subunit, translating into MRLRRPGEQGGPDLGRAAERSAVALDGRLPFLDAAKGQLRKVFPDHWSFLLGELALYSFVLLLLTGVYLTFFFKPAMGEVVYAGSYAPLRGIRMTEAYASTLDISFEVRGGLLVRQIHHWAALVFVAAIGAHLLRIFFTGAFRRPREVNWLIGLTLFQLALVEGFAGYSLPDDLLSGTGLRTAQGFMLAVPLVGSYLAFFAFGGEWPGTDIVSRLYTTHILLLPGLLVALVTAHLILVYHLKHTQWAGPGRTERNVVGKPMFPQFATQTAGLLAMVCGVIAALGALAQINPIWKYGPYRADQASTDAQPDWYMGFLEGALRLMPGTETRLWGHTIAWNPLLPAVVLPLVLFGALYAYPFLEQWITGDHGERHLCDRPRDRPARTAVGVAAMTAYAVLLLAGGQDVLALVLHLSVDSVDWVLRVALFVAPVFAFWLTRRLCLALQAGDRDRFTGGSAPTGFVRQLVEGGYEGEQRALTPVQRHALTLYDRPAPVRATGRGPGPRLRAALSRWYYRDRIELPGAPESERE